From the genome of Streptomyces sp. V2I9:
ACGGTCGGCACGGTGCTGGCCGTCGCCTCGCTGATCCAGTTCGCCGGGGGCGCGGTGGCGGGGCCGGTGGCCGGACGCATCGGGCTGCGGCGCGCGATGCTGCTGGCGCTCGCGCTGCGCACGGCGGGCTTCGCGGCGTTCGTCCCCGGTACGACCAGTGCGGTCCTGGCGGTCGGGGCGCTGCTGCTGGTGTCGGCGGGCGCGGCCCTGTACCTCCCGGCCAACAAGGCGTATCTGGTGGGCGGCGCGCCCGTGTCGCAGCGGCCCCGGCTGCTGTCGGCGAGCGGGTCGGCGTTCAACGCGGGGATGGCGCTGGGCCCTCCGGCCGCCGCGCCGTTCGTCATGGGCTCCCCCGGCGTGCTGTTCTCGTGCGTCACCGTGCTGTTCGCGCTCGTCGGGGCGGGGCATGCGCTGCTGCCGCGCGAGGCGTCGTACCGGGATGAGGAGGCGCCCGCCTTTCCCGCGTGCCGGGTTCCCGACGCACCGCGGCCGGGCCCTTCGCCGTTCGTGGTGACCGTGTCGAGCGTGTACGCGTTCATGTTCTTCCAGCACTATCTGGCGCTGTACGCGGTCCCCCGCACCTCGGCGGTGTTCTACGGCGCGGTGCTGACGGGGTACGCGTCCCTGCTCGTCGTCGCCCAGCCGCTGCTGGCGGAACGGGTCGCCGCGCTGAGCTACCCGGCGGCGGTGCGGTGGGGTTTCGGTGCGATGGCGGCCGGTACGGCGGCGATCGGGGCCGGTGGACACGTGGGGATCGCGGCCGGTGCGGCGCTGCTGTGTCTCGGGGAGATCGTGCTCTTCCTCAAGAACGACCTGGAGGCGCTGGCCCGTTCCACGGCCGCCCCGGCGAGCGTGTTCGGGCGGCAGCGGCTGGCGGCGGGCATCGGCGCGTTCGCCAGCGGGCTGGTCGGCGGTCACCTGTACGGGGCTGCGGAGGCGGCGGGCTCGGCGCGCGGGTTCTGGGCCGCGGTCTGCGTCCAGTGCCTCCTGCTGCCGGTGCTGCCGCTGTTCCGCCGCCGTACCGTCCGGGACCCCGAGGGGTCCCGGACGGATACCGCCTAGCCGGTGGCGGGTGCGGCCGCGTCCGGTTCCGCACGCCATTGTCCGGCGAGTTCGCGGCGAGCGCGCGCCACGCGGGAGCGCACCGTGCCGACCGGGCACCCGGCGGCGGCCGCGGCCTCCGCGTAGGAAGCGCCCAGCAGTTGGGTGAGGACGAACGCCTGACGACGCGCCGGGTCCAGGCGGCGCAGGGCGTCCAGCACCGCGGCGGCCTCCTCGAATCCGGGCAGGTGGCGGGGTTGAGCCCGTTCCACGGCGGTCTGCCAGTCCGCGGTGTCGGCGGTCCGGGGGCGTACGGCGGCGGCCCGGTGCCGGTCGACGACGACGCGCCGCGCGATCGACATCAGCCAGGTCCGGGCGCAGGAACGCCCGGCGAACCGGGCCAGTCCGCCCATCGCCCGCAGGTACGTCTCCTGGGCCAGGTCGTCGGCGCCGGGGGCGTCGGAGCTGAGGTAGGCGACGAACCGGCGCACGTCCTCGTAGGTCGCCCGGACGAACCGGTCGGCGGCCTCCCGGTCCCCACCGCCTGCGGCCAGTGCCCAGTCGGTGATCTGCCCGTCGTTCTGCCGGGCGGCCGGGACACGGGGGCCGTCCGGGTGGGCACCGGCCGGAGGCGGGCCGAGCCGTCGTGTACCGGACGGATGGGGGCCTGGCGGAAGGGAGCCGGGTGCTCCGACGGCCGGGGGGCTCGGCGCGGGAGGCGGAGATGCGGGAGGGCGGGCGGCTGTCGGTGCGGGTGTCGGGGGCGCGGGGGCCGTCGGTGCCGGGGCCGTTGCCGCGGCGGCTGATGATGCGGGAGGTCGTGGTCCGGGGGCCGGGGGCACAGGGGCCGGCCGTGCGGGGGCCGGTCGTGCGGGGGCGGGGAGTTTCACAGTGGTCCTTCGCGTCCGTGCGGAGCCGGCGCGGTGCTCGCCCGGCTCCGCACGCCGGTCCCGGGCGGCCGCGGAGGGCGGCGGCACGGTGGGACCGGCATGCCTGTCACGGGCGTGCGCGGGCACACCCGTACCGCCTCCGGCGCAGGACGGCCGGAGAGCGTGTGAGGTCAGCGGGAGCGGAGGGCGGGCGGCGGCCCGCGCCGGGAGAGGGCGTGCAGGGCGGGCAGGCCCCGTGGGCGGCGTCCCTGTCGGCGCCGGACGCCTCGCGGGGCGGCCGGGGCCGGGGCGGGCGGCGACGCGCACCACAGGCGCCAGGCCGTCCGCAGCGGAGTCCCGACGAACAGCACCAGGCAGCGGGCCAGCCGGGCCAGGGCGACCTCGCCGCGCCACAGCCACCAGCCGCAGATCAGCCCGGCCAGCGCGTGGGCGAGGGCCATGCCGAAGGTGAACGCCGTGCCGTCGAAGGCGGACAGCAGCCCGAGCAGGTCCGACGGGCCGCCGATCGGGACCTCGTGGGCGGAGTGACGCATCGCGCCCTCCGCAGGGTGCCCGCCGGCCGCGTGGTGCGCGCCGTGTCCGCCCGGCAGCCGGGATCCGGCGAGGGAGAAGAAGGTGTGCTGCCCCAACTGGCCCAGGACATGGGCCGCGACGGTCACCGGGGCGCTCCGCCGGCGCCCGGCGAGCCACCACCCGGCCCCGCACACCGGCAGCAGCGCGGCTCCCTGGACGAGCAGGGCCAGGGGCGCGCCGGACATCAGCGCGTGGCCGAGTCCGGACACGGCGACGCACACCACCGCGAACAGTGCGGTGCGCCCGAGTCGGAGTGCGGTTCCGGCCCCCATGGAGCCATCGTGCCAGCAGTCCCCGCGCGGGGGAGAAGGGCACCAGATGCCGAAACAGCGGGAGTTCACCGCGTTTGCCCCCTCGACACCGCACTGTGATCCATATCACAGACTCCTGCCGGGAACTTTCGCTCCTCCCCGCCCGACTGCTCCGACAACGCGCCTGTGTACGCCTCGTGGTCCGGGGCCGCCGCATCCGCCCCCACCCGCCGATGCCCTCCCCGCCCCGAAGAGGCCGCATGACGAACCCGCCCCCCGCCCGCGAACCGGCAGCGGCCGCCGAGACATCCGGAAGCACGCCGCCACCGGCCGGCATATCCGGATCGGAGGCGGCTCCCGGACCGGCCCCCGCGGCAGCGCCGAAGACAGCGACCGCCACCGCGACCGGCCCGGACACCGCGCCTCCCGGCACCTCTTCCGCACCTGGCGACGGCCGCGTCCCCTCCCCCCGGACGACGGGCGGGCCGCGACGGCCGACGCTCGGCTCCGACCTGCGGGCCTCGTGGCCCGACGGCCTGGTGGCGCTCCTCGTCACCGCCGCCGTCTTCGTCCTCCTCTACCTGCGCATCCGCGACAAGACCTCCTCCACGGTCTCGGTGATGCCGTTCATGGCCGACGCGGGCGGCTTCTGGATGTACTTCCTCAGCCAGGCGTTCGGCTGGTCCGCCCTGCTCTGGGCCTGGGGCACCGTCATCCTCGGGCTGATGCTGTCGGGCCCCCGGCCCGGCCGCCTGCCGCTGTCGGCCCCCCGGCTGGAACGCCTGCACCGCACCACGAGCCTCAACACCATGGCCCTGATCGCGGCCCACGCCCTGCTGTTCGCGGCCGAACTGGTCCGCCACGACACGGCGTCCTGGAACTCGGCGGTCGCCACCGCCTTCGTGGAGGCGTTCGTCCCCGGCGGCTACGACTCGGGAACCGGGCGGATCGCCATCCCCGTCGGCCAGGCGGCCCTGTACCTCGCGGTCCCGCTCGGGCTGCTCTTCTACGTACGCCACCGCATCGGCCCCAGGACCTGGCGGGTCCTGCACCGCTGCGTGATCGTCGTCTACGTCCTCAGCGTCTGGCACACCCTGCTGTACGGGACCAACGTCTGGTACGACGGCTGGTTCCGCACCGGTGTCTGGCTCCTCCAGCTGCCGATCGCCGTGCTGCTGCTCCTGCGGCTGATGCGGCCCGCCCGCCGCTCCGAGGCCCTTTCCGCCCGGACCGGCGCGACCTCGGGGGGCCGGACACGATGGGCCCTGCGCCTCGCCGGCCGGCTCGCGGTGGTGGCGGTCGTGGTGGCGCTGGTCGCCGTGGTGGCCACCGGCAGGGACGGCGGGCGCGCCGTGCCCCCGGAGGACACGTCCTCCACCCACCACCACGACTGAGGGGTCGTCCGCGATCGGGGGCGGGAGCCGCGCACCCCGGAAGCGATGACGGGCGGAAGTCGCGGACCCCGGTCACCATGACGGGCGGGAGCCGTGTGAAGGCCGACCGTCCCGCGTCGTACGCTCGGGCCATGACCACCAACGATCTTCCCGTGATCGCCGCCGTCGACGGTTCGACCCACGGTCGGCGGGCGCTCGACTGGGCCACCCGTGAAGCCGTGCGGCGCGGACTGCCCCTCCTGATCGTCCACGTCCGCCCGCTCGCGCGGCCGGCCGACGAGGAGACCGGGAGGCGCGAGTCGGAGGAGTTGCTGGCCGAGTCCGTCCGCCGGAGCGCGCTCATCGCTCCGGAGCTGCGGCCCTCGACGCTGGCCCCGCTGGACTTCCCGTCCGCGGCCCTGGTCTCGCTGAGCCGGGACGCGTCGATGATCGTGGTCGGTTCGCGCGGCCTCGGCGGCTTCCGATCGCTGATGATCGGTTCCAACAGCCTCGCCACCGCATCGATGGCGAGCTGCCCCGTCGTGGTCGTGCGGGACGACCGCCCGGAGGGGGACGACGACCGGGCGGGCGACGCGGGCGCCCGTACCGACATCGTGGCGGGGGTGGCCGCCGACGAGAGCAGCGAGGCGGTCCTGGAGTTCGCCTTCGCCACCGCGGCCTCCCGCCCCGGCGCCCGGCTGCGGATCGTGCACGGCTGGACGATGTTCTCCTCGATGCTCGCGGGCGGACCCGTCCTGGACCGCGAGGAGGCTGCGGGCTCGGCGGCCCGTACGCTGGCCGAGCTGACCTCGGGCCGCCAGGAGATGTACCCGCAGGTGGAGATCGTCCGGGAGCCGGTCAACGGTTCCGCGTCGCACACCCTGGTGACCGCCTCGGCGACGGCGGCCCTGACGGTGGTGGGACGGCGCAAGGGCGGCGAGTCGCTCGGGCTCGGGCTGTCCCCGGTGGCGCAGACGACGATCACGCACGCGCCGGGGCCGGTCGCCGTCGTCCCCTGTTGAGTCGCGCGGCTCCGGGAAGGGCGCGGCTCCGGAAACGCTGAGCCGCTCGACTCCGGGAAGCCGTCCGCCCGGCGATGTCATGCCCGGCGTCACGACCGGCGGCCGCTACGCCGTCGAGCTGCGACGCGCCGGGCCGTGAGGCTGATCCACCGGGTCACCGTCCACGGGAAGGGGCGGCGGGCACAGGGCGCGTGAGGGGGTGCACATCGCTCGCCCTGCCCCGCCCGGCTCGCGTCCTGTGTCCGGCGGAGGTCGCCTCCCCCACACTGGGAGGTCCAGGGGGCCGGATGGTCCAGGGGTCCACGGGCCGGCGCGGTGACCGGTGACCACGGTGACCGCCCGCCCGTGCACGACCGAGGAGGGCACGGCATGCACATGCGGGGCGGGCGGCGACTCCCGGACGACCGGGACACGGGCACCACTCCCGGCGGTGGCGGCGGGCCTGCGTCCGGTGGGACGGCCGCTCGTGGCGGCACCGCGTCCACCTCCGGTGACGGTCCGACGGCGGCCGGCCGGGGCTCCCCCCGCACCGGGCCGCTCGCCTCCCCCGGCATCCGGGGCGCGGCAGCGCTGCTCGCCGGGGCCCTGCCGGCTCTCGCCTTCCCCGAGCCCGGCCTCTGGTGGTTCGCCTACCTGGCGCTGGTCCCCTGGCTGCTGCTGATCCGCACCGCGCACTCACCGCGCCGGGCGGCGCTGGACGGGTGGCTCGGCGGGATCGGGTTCGTCGTCGCCGTGCACCACTGGCTGATGCCGAGTCTCCATGTCTTCATCGTGCTGCTGGCCGCGCTGCTCGGGCTCCTGTGGGCCCCCTGGGGTCTGCTGGTGGCCCGGCTGCTCGGCGGGGCTCCGAACGCGACGCGGGCCGTGGCCGCCGTGCTCGTCGTGCCCTCCGGATGGCTGATGATCGAGCTGGTCCGGTCCTGGGAGGGCCTGGGCGGACCCTGGGGGCTCCTCGGCGCGAGTCAGTGGGAGGTGGGCCCTGCCCTGCGGGTCGCCTCGGTGGGCGGGGTGTGGCTGGTGAGCCTGCTGGTGGTCGCGGTGAACACCGGTGCGGCTCTGCTGATCGCCGACCGTGCGGCGCGGACGGCCGCCGGGGTCCTGCTGGGGGTGTGCGGCCTGTCGGTCGCGGCGGTGGCGGCTTGGGCGCCCCGGCCCCAGGGCGCGGGCACGGTCAGGATCGCCGTCGTGCAGCCGGGCGTCGTGGAGGGTCCGGGGAGCGTCGCGCGCCGCCTGGACCGGGGTGAGGAGCTGACCCGGACGCTGGCGGGCCGGGACGTGGACCTGGTGGTGTGGGGCGAGAGCAGCATCGGCGCGGGTGCGTGGCAGCACCCGGAGACCGTGCGGCGCCTGGCGGAGCTGTCCCGCCGGGTCGGCGCGGACCTGCTGGTCAACGTGGATGCCCGGCAGACGGACGGCTCGGGGCGGTCGGGGATCTTCAAGTCGGCGGTGCTCGTGGGGCCCGGCGGCCCGACCGGGGACCGTTACGACAAGATGCGGCTGGTCCCGTTCGGCGAGTACGTCCCGGCCCGCTCCCTGCTGGGGTGGGCGACCTCCGTGGGCAAGGCGGCGGGTGAGGACCGGCTGCGCGGCGACCGCCAGGTGGTGATGGCGCTGCCGGACGGGGCGCGGGGGCTGCGGATCGGCCCGCTGGTCTGCTTCGAGACGGCGTTCCCCGACATGAGCCGCCGGCTGGTGCGCGACGGTGCGCAGGTGATCGTCGCCCAGTCAGCCACCTCGACGTTCCAGGAGAGCTGGGCCCCTGCCCAGCACGCCTCGCTGGGGGCGTTGCGCGCGGCCGAGAACGGCCGCCCGATGGTCCACGCCACGCTCACCGGGATCAGTGCCGCGTACGGGCCCCGGGGGGACCGGGTCGGCCGCCCGCTCGGCACGGAGGCGAGCGCGGCGCAGGTGTTCGACCTGCCGCTGGCACGCGGGGAGACGCTCTACGGCCGGTTCGGCGACTGGCCGGTGTACGGGGCGTTGGCGGCGATCGCCGTGCTGTGCGCCGTCGAGGGGGTACGGGCGTTCAGGAAGCCTGCTCCAGGGCCTCCGTGACCACCCGTTCGCACAGCTCGTGGGTGGCCAGCGCGTCCCGCGCGCTGAGGGTCTCGCCCCGGCCCACGGCGTCGAGGAAGGCGAGGACGCAGCTCTCGATCCCGCGCTGACGGGCCACCGGCACCCAGTCGCCGCGCCGCCGCACGCTGGGTTGGCCCTTGTGGTCGACGATGTCCGCGAGGTTGAGCACCTGACGCTTGGTGTCCTGGCCGGAGACTTCGAGGATCTCCTCGGTCGACCCGTTCAGCCGGTTCATCATGCCGATGGCGGTGAACCCGTCTCCCGACAGCTGGAGCACCACGTGGTGCATGAGCCCGTCCACGATCCGGGCCCGCACGGTGGTGTGGTCGACCGTGCCGGGGACCAGGAAGCGCAGGGTGTCGACGACGTGGATGAAGTCGTCGAGGATCATGGTCCGGGGGTCCTCGGGCAGTCCGACCCGGTTCTTCTGCAGGAGGATCAGCTCGCGCGGGTGTTCCGCGCACTGCGCGTACCCCGGAGCGAAGCGGCGGTTGAAGCCGACGGCGAGGCTGACGCCGCGCTCCTCCGCGAGGTTCACCAGCCGCTCGGAGTCGGCGAACTCGTAGGCGATCGGTTTGTCGACATAGGTGGCGATCCCGGCGTCGAGGAGGCGTTCCACGATCTGCGGGTGCACGGCGGTCGGGGCGTGCACGAACGCCGCGTCCAGCCCCGCGTCGATGAGGGAGTCGAGGGTCGTGTGACGGCGTTCGGCGGGGACGCGGTGGGCGTCGCCGACCGCCAGGAGCGTGGCGGGGGTGCGGGTCTGCAGATGCAGCTCGGCCCCCGGCACGGCGGTGAGCACCGGCAGGTACGCCTTCCGGGCGATGTCGCCGAGCCCGATGCAACCGATCTTCACGAGGTCTCCCTGTCGCCGTGCCGCGCCGCTGTGCGCGGCTGTCCGCGCCCCGGCAGCATACGTCGCCGAGGCCGGCCGCCCACCGGCCGGTCCGACAACGAACTCCCTGGCCAGGGCCATGATCATGGATTACGAAGACCGCCATGGCCGCTGCCGGGCGTGAGAAGTCCGCCATGGACTCCGGGCGTGAGAAGTACGCCCGGCACATACGGACACGCCGACCCGCTGCGCGAGCGCGCGGACGGCACCCCCGGCGCCTGACCACCGGCTCCCCGCCCCGCAAGCCACGACTCGGGCCCGGGGCCGGGACGGGTGACGCCGCCCGGCGGGTGCGGTGCCGCGTTCCCGCGAGTGCGGTGCCGCGTTCCCGCGAGTGCGGGCCGGGGCGCCGTGCTGACCGGGTCACTCGTGCGGGCCATTCCCCGCGCACCGGCTCCCCGGAGCCCTGTCCGGGCCGCAGAGTTGCGGGGTGCAGAGAACCAGCATCACCACGAAGCTCCTGGTCGGGCTGGCGGTCACGGCCGTCTCCGGCTGCGTGTCGGTGGAGCCCGGAGTCGTTCCCTCCCCGCGCCCCGGCAGCAGCGGGCCGGGGCAGGACGTGGCCCCGCAGATCGTGCAGCCGCCCGCCCGCGAGGCGCTGGAGGCCGTACCCGATGCGAGCCCGTCCCCGCCGTCCGCCCACCGGCCCTCCCCCGCCGACGCCCCCACCGCACCCTCGCGGGGCGGGCCGCCGGGGGCTGTGGGGCCGGCCGAGCGCGCGGACCCGCCGCGACAGCGGGCCCCCCACCGGCCCCGCGCCGAACCGCCCGTCGCCGCCCCCGACCCCGCCCTGCCGCGCGCCCCCGGCGGGGCCGATGTGTGCGCCTGGGGCCGGGGGTACGGGAAGTGGCCGGCGGGCAGCCCGCAGTCCCGCATCTGCTCGGAGGCGTACGACCGCTGACGCCCCGGTCCCGCAGGCCGGCTCGCGCGACCCCGGCGGCCCGGCTCTCCCGGAGCCGCCGGGGTCACTGCTTCCACAGGCGGAGTTCGAGGCGCTCGATGGCGGCGCGGACCCCGCCTCCGTACCCGTCGTCCGCGAGCGCGACGGCTGCCGCGCGGGCGCGCCGGAGGTGAATCCTGGCCGCGTCGGGGCGCTGGAGCTTGAGGTAGTCCGCCGCGAGGTTGAGGTGCAGGGAGGGGTAGAACGCCCGGACGGCCGGCAGGTCCCGGTGCTCGGCCGCCCGCTCGCCGTCGGCCCCCTCGCCTCCCCCCGGCTGCCCCGCACCCCTCGACCGCGAGGCGTCTCCCTGCCCCGAGGCGTCCCCCGGCCCCCCGGTGTCCCGCAGTGCGTCCGCGGCCGTCAGCGCGCGCAGGTCCCAGGCCAGCTCGTCGCCGGGGTCGTCCTGGGCGTCGGCCATGTAGTGCGCGAGGGTGCAGCGGTGCAGCGGCGCGCCGTCCGCGCCCAGCTCGGCCCAGAGCGCGCCGAAGCGGTTGCGGGCCTCCTCGCGGTCGCCCGCGTGCAGCAGCATGATGGCCTGGCCGATCCGGGTCATGACGGCGTCCTCGGACACCTGCTGCTGCTCCACCACTGCTCGCTCCTCGTCACCCGTCCGACCGCTTCCCCTTCGTCCGACGCTAACGCCGGGCTCGCGCGGAACCGGTCAGACACGGGCTCGGAGGGCCGGCCGTCAGCCGAGGTCGGGGATCCGCCAGTCGATGGGCTGGTGCCCCTGGGCCGCCACGGCCTCGTTGATCTGCGTGAAGGGGCGGGAGCCGAAGAACTTCTTGGCGGACAGCGGCGAGGGGTGCGCGCCCTTCACCACGATGTGGCGTTCCTCGTCGATGAGCGGCAGCTTCTTCTGCGCGTAGTTGCCCCAGAGCACGAAGACCGCCGGGTCGGGCCGGTCGGCGACGGCGCGGATCACGGCGTCGGTGATCTTCTCCCAGCCCTTGTTCTTGTGGGAGTTGGCCTCGCCGCCCCGGACGGTGAGGACCGCGTTGAGCAGGAGGACGCCCTGTTCGGCCCACGGCATCAGATAGCCGTTGTCGGGGATCGGCAGGCCCAGCTCCTCCTGCATCTCCTTGTAGATGTTGCGCAGCGACGGGGGCGTCCTGACACCGGGCCGCACGGAGAAGCAGAGGCCGTGGCCCTGACCCTCGCCGTGGTACGGGTCCTGGCCGAGGACCAGGACCTTGACCTTGTCGTACGGCGTGGCGTCCAGGGCGGCGAAGACCTGCTCGCGCGGCGGGTACACGGGCCCCTTGGCGCGCTCCTCCTCGACGAAGTCCGCCAGTTCCTTGACGTACGGCTTCTGCAGTTCTTCGCCGAGGACGGCACGCCAGGACTCGGGCAGCAGGTCGATATCGGTCACGTCCACAACCTCCGGTGAGCAACAGGTTCTTGATCCCCGAACCTACCGGGCCCCACTGACAACGAGCTCCGGGAGCCCCGCGCACGGCTGCTCCCGGACGGCTACCAGCTGGCCTTGCGGTACAGCTCCCACAGCTGCATGACGGTCTGCGGGTCGAGTGCGCGCTCGCCGCCGCCGATGTCCTCACCCGCGGCGACGTACAGCTTGCCCTGCCACAGCGGCAGCAGCCGGACGTCGTCCACGAGGATCTCCTGGGCCCGCTCGAACTGCTTGCTGACCGCGCCCCGGTCGCTCTCCTGCCGCGAGGCGGGGATCAGCTGCTGGGTGATCTCCTTGTTCAGGTACGGAGTGCCGGTGACGCTCTCCTTGCCCACGAACGGGGCGACGAAGTTGTCGGGGTCCGGGAAGTCCGGGAACCAGCCGCGGCCGAAGACCGGGTACTCGCCCTTCGTGAAGCCTTCCTGAAGGATCTTCCAGGGCTCGCCCTGAAGGGTGATCTCGAACAGCCCGGACGCCTCCAGCTGCCGCTTGATCTCCTCGAACTCGGTCTCGGTGGAGGAGCCGTAGCGGTCGGTGGCGTACCAGAACTTCATCTTCACGGGCTCGGTGATGCCGGCCTCGGTGAGAACGCGCTCCGCCTTCTTCACGTCCGGGTCGCCGAAGGTGTCGAAGAAGCTCGTGGTGTGTCCGGCGATGCCCTTGGGGATCATGGAGTACAGGGGCTCGGCGGTGCCCCGGTAGACCTTGGCGACCAGGGCGTCCCGGTCCACGACATGGGCGATGGCCTTGCGGACGGCGGGGTTGGCGGCGGCCGGGTCCTTCGGGTTGAAGACCAGGAAGCGGATGTCGGCGCCGGTGGACTCGACGATCTGGAGGCCGGCGTTGTCGGCCTTGTCGTCCTCCAGGCTGACGACCTCCTCGGCGGTCAGGCCCCGGTAGGTGGCGTCGATCTCGTCGGCCTTGAGAGCGTCCACCATGTCGGCGGACTTGCCGAAGTAGCGGATGGTGACCGCGTCGTTCTTCCGGTCGGCGAAGCCCTTGTAGTCCGCGTACTTCTTCAGTTCGGCGGTCCGGCCCTCCTCGTAGGACTCCAGGAGGTAGGGGCCGGAGCCGGTGACCTTGCCGTCCTCGCGGATCTTGTCCTTGGGGTAGTCGCCGGGGGCGACGAGCGACATCGCGGGCGTGGCCAGGATGAACGGGAACGTGGCGTCGGACTGGTTCAGGTGGAAGATGACCGTGTCGTCGCCCTTGGTCTCGATCCGGTCCAGGGAGCCGAGCATTCCGGCCGGGCCGCCCTTGAAGTGGATGTCCACGATCCGGTAGATGGAGTACTTCACGGCCTCGGCGTCGAGCTTCTCGCCGTTGGAGAACTTCAGGTTCTTCTTGAGCGTGCACCGGTACGCCATGCTCGTGGCGTCGGTGAACTCACAGGAATCGGCCGCGTCCGGCTCCGGGCTCGTACTGCCGGTGGGGAAGCTCACCAGGGTCTGGTAGACGTTCCTCATCAGCTCCCAGGAGCTGTCCCAGGCTGCCGCCGGATCGAGGGTGGAGGGGGAGCTGGTCGTTCCCACGGTTATCTTCTGCTCCGCCTCCGATCCACTGTCGGAGAGGAGACCGCATCCGGCCAGCAGAGAAAGGGAAGCTAGGGCTGCAGCAACCTGCAGACTGGCCCGGTAGAACACGTGCACGCTCCTCGATCAGCCTTGGGTCGGCAGACCATACCGCAGCGCCCCACCGGGCCAATCCGCCGGCCCGGCGGGGCACTTGGCTCAATCGGGGCCAAATCGGCTCAGTCCGAACTCAGCCCACACCGGCGTTGAGGAAAATTCCTCCGTCGACCACGAGGGTCTGCCCGGTGATCCAGTCGGACTGCGCGGAGGTGAGGAAGGCAGCCGCACCACCGATGTCCTCGGGCACCCCGAGCCGGCCCAGGGGGTAGGCGGCGGCCGCCTCCGCCTCGCGCCCCTCGTAGAGGGCCTGGGCGAATTTCGTCTTCACCACGGCCGGGGCGATGGCGTTGACCCGGACGACCGGGGCGAACTCGTGCGCCAACTGGAGGGTGAGGTTGACCATCGCCGCCTTGCTCATCCCGTACGCGCCGATGAACGGCGAGGCGGAGACCCCGGCGATCGAGGCGATGTTCACGATCGCCCCGCCGTTCTCCCGCTGCCACGCCTTCCAGGTCTGCTGGGCGAAGCCGAGCGCCGAGATCACATTGGTCTCGTAGACCTTGCGGGCCACGTTCAGGTCGAGCTCCGCCATGGGGCCGAAGACCGGGTTCGTCCCGGCGTTGTTGACCAGGAAGTCGACCCGGCCGAACGCCTCCATGGTCCGCTCGACCGCCGCCGCCTGGTGGGCCTCGTCGTGCGCTTTGCCCGCGATGCCGATCACCCGGTCGGAGCCGAGCTTCTCCACGGCCTCCTTCAGCGCCTCCTCGCCGCGCCCGGTGATGGCCACCCGGTCGCCGCGCGCCACCAGCGCCTCGGCGACTCCGTAGCCGATGCCCCTGCTCGCGCCCGTGACGAGCGCGACCTTTCCGCTGTCCTGCACCGTCATGATGTCCGTCGCCCTTCGGGTCAGTTGAGGGGTCCGCCGGCCACGTACATGACCTGGCCGGAGACGAAGCCGGCGTCGTCACCCGCGAA
Proteins encoded in this window:
- a CDS encoding SDR family oxidoreductase; amino-acid sequence: MTVQDSGKVALVTGASRGIGYGVAEALVARGDRVAITGRGEEALKEAVEKLGSDRVIGIAGKAHDEAHQAAAVERTMEAFGRVDFLVNNAGTNPVFGPMAELDLNVARKVYETNVISALGFAQQTWKAWQRENGGAIVNIASIAGVSASPFIGAYGMSKAAMVNLTLQLAHEFAPVVRVNAIAPAVVKTKFAQALYEGREAEAAAAYPLGRLGVPEDIGGAAAFLTSAQSDWITGQTLVVDGGIFLNAGVG
- a CDS encoding ABC transporter substrate-binding protein, which produces MFYRASLQVAAALASLSLLAGCGLLSDSGSEAEQKITVGTTSSPSTLDPAAAWDSSWELMRNVYQTLVSFPTGSTSPEPDAADSCEFTDATSMAYRCTLKKNLKFSNGEKLDAEAVKYSIYRIVDIHFKGGPAGMLGSLDRIETKGDDTVIFHLNQSDATFPFILATPAMSLVAPGDYPKDKIREDGKVTGSGPYLLESYEEGRTAELKKYADYKGFADRKNDAVTIRYFGKSADMVDALKADEIDATYRGLTAEEVVSLEDDKADNAGLQIVESTGADIRFLVFNPKDPAAANPAVRKAIAHVVDRDALVAKVYRGTAEPLYSMIPKGIAGHTTSFFDTFGDPDVKKAERVLTEAGITEPVKMKFWYATDRYGSSTETEFEEIKRQLEASGLFEITLQGEPWKILQEGFTKGEYPVFGRGWFPDFPDPDNFVAPFVGKESVTGTPYLNKEITQQLIPASRQESDRGAVSKQFERAQEILVDDVRLLPLWQGKLYVAAGEDIGGGERALDPQTVMQLWELYRKASW